A region from the Canis lupus dingo isolate Sandy chromosome X, ASM325472v2, whole genome shotgun sequence genome encodes:
- the TCEAL9 gene encoding LOW QUALITY PROTEIN: transcription elongation factor A protein-like 9 (The sequence of the model RefSeq protein was modified relative to this genomic sequence to represent the inferred CDS: inserted 1 base in 1 codon; substituted 1 base at 1 genomic stop codon) → MKPCQKIEGKPENESEPKLEEEPKAEEKPEDEEEPEEEEKTEGTFREKLIQSLQEFKEDIHNRHFSKEDXLREVNEIDEIRRIRNKLIVVHWKVNQNHPXLYLM, encoded by the exons ATGAAACCCTGTcaaaaaattgaaggaaaaccagaaaatgaGAGTGAACCAAAGCTTGAGGAAGAACCAAAGGCTGAGGAAAAGCCAGAGGATGAAgaagagccagaggaggaggagaaaacagaaggaactTTTAGAGAAAAGCTGATTCAGTCTCTCCAGGaatttaaagaagatatacacaacAGGCATTTCAGCAAGGAAG TGCTTAGAGAAGTGAATGAAATAGATGAGATAAGGAGAATAAGAAACAAGCTTATAGTCGTGCATTGGAAGGTTAACCAAAACCATCCTTAGCTCTATTTAATGTAG